The Streptomyces durmitorensis genome contains the following window.
CCGCGGGCCCCTCGACTGCGACGACGACCGCGTCGACCACGCCGGGCCGGCCGCGCAGCACGGCCTCGATCTCGCCGAGTTCCACCCGGTATCCGCGCACCTTGACCTGCTGGTCCAGGCGGCCGAGGTGAACGAGTCCGCACGCGGATCCGTCGCGAAGGACCCGGTCCCCGGTGCGGTACCAGTGCTGATCGGTGAGCGGTCCGTGGCCCTCGTAGATCCGCCTGCCCGAAGGACCGGCCGGGCCGTCGCACATGAACCGGCCCACGTTGTCGGCCGGATCGAGATAGCCGGGAAACCGCTGGGCCCCGCGTACGACCAGCTCCCCCTGCTCGGCGGGATGGCCGCCCTCGTCCAGGATCAGCTGCTCAAGTCCCGGGTAGAGCTCACCGACAGGGACGGTCCCGTTGCCGGTGACCGGCCATGCGCCGGGGTCGTCCGGCAGTCTGAACTGGGCGCAGCTGATGGTCAGTTCGGTCGGCCCGTACAGGTTCTCCAGGGTGCTGTCCGGCGCCGCCCCGGACCATGCCCGGGCCTGCTGCACGGTCAGCGGCTCACCGCAGAACAGGCTCCAGCGCAACGAGGGCATCCGGCCGGGCCCCAGGGAACGCATACGGCTCGCGTACGAGACCATCGACGGCACCGAGAACCAGTGCGTCAGCCTCTGGTCGGCCACCCAGCGCACCGGCGCCATCAGGTCCTTGCGGTCGGGGACCACCAGGGTGCCGCCACCGCCCCATGCGGTGAACATGTCGAAGACCGAGAGGTCGAAGGTCAGGTCGAAGGTCTGGGAGACCCGGCTGCCCGGCCGCACCTCGTACCGCTCCACGACGTGTGCGAGATACGCGCACACATTGCTGTGCCGGACCGGCACGCCCTTCGGTGTGCCCGTCGAGCCGGAGGTGAACAGCACATAGGCGATGCCGTCCGGCTCGGCGCGCCAGGGCGGCAGCTCCGGCAGAGCGGCGCCCCGCAGGTCCGAGTGGTCAGGGGCGAGGACGGGTACGGAGAGGTGCGCCGCGGCCTCTTGTTCCTGGGCCAGTACGAGGTCCAGGCGCCCCGCCCTCACCACGGCTTCGGTGCGCGCCGCGGGGAACGCGGGGTTGAGGGGCACGACGGTGGCGCCGATGCGCTGCACCGCCAGGTACCCGGCGTAGGCCAGGACGCTGCGCTCGGCGAGCAGTCCGACTCG
Protein-coding sequences here:
- a CDS encoding amino acid adenylation domain-containing protein, which codes for MKETLYEWFAASAAAYPHEPALEVGTDRLTYEQLDAQAQHLAAELVVAHGGVPSRVGLLAERSVLAYAGYLAVQRIGATVVPLNPAFPAARTEAVVRAGRLDLVLAQEQEAAAHLSVPVLAPDHSDLRGAALPELPPWRAEPDGIAYVLFTSGSTGTPKGVPVRHSNVCAYLAHVVERYEVRPGSRVSQTFDLTFDLSVFDMFTAWGGGGTLVVPDRKDLMAPVRWVADQRLTHWFSVPSMVSYASRMRSLGPGRMPSLRWSLFCGEPLTVQQARAWSGAAPDSTLENLYGPTELTISCAQFRLPDDPGAWPVTGNGTVPVGELYPGLEQLILDEGGHPAEQGELVVRGAQRFPGYLDPADNVGRFMCDGPAGPSGRRIYEGHGPLTDQHWYRTGDRVLRDGSACGLVHLGRLDQQVKVRGYRVELGEIEAVLRGRPGVVDAVVVAVEGPAGETVLEAVCTGSGLEAADLAGALRARLPAYMVPRGIAVFAELPLNANGKIDRKAVSATLAGRHV